Proteins found in one Plasmodium knowlesi strain H genome assembly, chromosome: 12 genomic segment:
- a CDS encoding isoleucine--tRNA ligase, putative, whose amino-acid sequence MLRRGARVSVYIVQRRFASVTLTQGRRGTRGDKAKFTPSIVNTKFMEGASTSYVTFDGVSENPNIVEEEHKVLSYWKSIDAFNTSNKLAKGKKAFIFYDGPPFATGLPHYGHLLAGIIKDCVTRYNYQCGFSVERKFGWDCHGLPIEYEIEKENNINKKEDILKMGIDVYNEKCRNIVLKYSNEWVKTVERIGRWIDFKNDYKTMDTTFMESVWWVFSELYKKNYVYKSFKVMPYSCKCNTPISNFELNLNYKDTPDPSVIVSFVLLSDFPSVEEECQVEEAKELLGEKFAVLYNEKREEWTQGESTSKCVSFHGDSEILAWTTTPWTLPSNLALCVNENFTYLRIHHVKSNRVVIVGECRLEWVLKELKWNVEDLKIINRFKGKYLKGLRYKPLFNYFYDKYNFKERAYKILADDFVTDDAGTGIVHCAPTYGEDDFRVCKNNGVIDPEKSIFIDPVDANGYFTNEVEIVQNLYIKEADNVIKKYLKNENRLLSNNTIVHSYPFCWRSDTPLIYRAIPAWFIRVSNSTKELVKNNDTTYWIPYHIKEKKFHNWIADAKDWCISRNRYWGTPIPIWADEKMETVVCVESISHLEQLSGVKNISDLHRHFIDHIEIDNPKGKEYPKLKRISEVFDCWFESGSMPYAKVHYPFSTAKEDFQNIFPADFIAEGLDQTRGWFYTLLVISTLLFDKAPFKNLICNGLVLASDGKKMSKRLKNYPDPMYILDKYGADSLRLYLINSVAVRAENLKFQEKGVNEVVKSFILPFYHSFRFFSQEVTRYECLNKKEFLFDEIWVYKNSNIMDRWIFSSVQKLTKHVHAEMKAYKLYNVLPKLLQFIENLTNWYIRLNRDRMRGSLGEENCLQSLCTTYKTLHLFTVLMAPFTPFITEYIYQQLRRVKSTAEDTGATSNGKVDRGVTDESVHFLMVPQVDENYNIDDEIIELIEKMKAVILLGRVLRERRKVASKKPVKKITILHPTESYFVNFDQIKHYIKEELNVLQVECSNDTSCIDFTALPNYKTLGSKLGGNLKKVQNSIKNMDSKSIKQYQMEGKITLDEVTLEGDDILIQMKPIFQDKNTDIISNETVTILIDFSTDEQLENKAIARELCNHVQKMRKSLSLNQNSPVKMHVYIADDTLRNNMVSEMEYIQKCLRRELNVVPSQEDYEGIAGKMHDEEIVLAGYPVRVVFAHV is encoded by the coding sequence ATGCTCAGGCGAGGGGCAAGAGTCAGCGTGTATATCGTACAGAGACGCTTCGCATCGGTAACCCTGACACAGGGACGGAGAGGCACACGAGGCGACAAAGCCAAATTCACCCCAAGTATAGTTAATACAAAATTCATGGAAGGAGCATCGACAAGCTACGTAACATTCGATGGGGTCTCAGAAAACCCGAACATCGTAGAGGAGGAACATAAGGTGCTCTCCTACTGGAAGAGTATCGACGCGTTTAATACGTCGAACAAGCTagccaaaggaaaaaaggcctttatattttatgaTGGGCCACCTTTTGCCACGGGTCTTCCACATTATGGGCATCTTCTCGCAGGAATTATAAAAGATTGCGTTACCAGATACAATTATCAATGCGGGTTCTCAGTGGAGAGGAAATTTGGATGGGATTGCCATGGACTACCCATCGAgtacgaaatagaaaaagaaaacaacattaacaaaaaggaagatatcTTAAAAATGGGTATTGATGTatataatgaaaaatgtagaaacaTTGTTCTGAAATATTCCAACGAGTGGGTCAAGACGGTTGAGAGGATTGGCAGATGGAttgattttaaaaatgattaCAAAACCATGGATACAACATTTATGGAGAGTGTTTGGTGGGTTTTTAGTGAACTGTACAAAAAGAATTATGTGTATAAATCCTTTAAGGTGATGCCCTACTCATGCAAATGTAACACACCCATTTCTAATTTTGAACTTAACCTTAATTACAAGGATACTCCAGATCCAAGTGTTATCGTCAGCTTTGTTCTTTTGTCTGATTTCCCTTCAGTGGAGGAGGAGTGCCAGGTAGAAGAGGCGAAAGAACTCTTGGGGGAGAAATTTGCTGTGTTGTATAATGAGAAAAGGGAGGAGTGGACACAAGGGGAGAGTACAAGTAAATGTGTTTCTTTCCATGGAGATAGTGAAATCCTGGCGTGGACCACTACCCCCTGGACGCTACCATCGAATTTGGCTCTCTGTGTGAATGAGAACTTCACATACCTTCGTATTCATCATGTGAAAAGCAATCGAGTAGTCATCGTAGGGGAGTGTAGACTGGAATGGGTTCTGAAGGAACTGAAGTGGAATGTTGAGGATTTGAAAATTATAAACCGATTCAAAGGAAAGTATCTAAAGGGGTTGAGATATAAACCCCTTTTCAACTACTTCTATGACAAATACAATTTTAAGGAAAGAGCATATAAAATTTTGGCGGACGATTTTGTAACAGACGATGCGGGTACAGGGATAGTGCACTGCGCACCGACATACGGAGAAGACGATTTTAGGGTGTGCAAAAATAATGGAGTTATTGACCCGGAAAAATCTATCTTCATTGATCCTGTGGATGCAAATGGATATTTCACTAACGAAGTAGAAATAGTTCAGAACCTTTATATTAAAGAAGCAGATaatgtgataaaaaaatatttgaagaATGAGAATCGACTACTAAGCAATAATACAATTGTGCACTCCTACCCTTTTTGTTGGAGAAGCGATACGCCCTTGATATATAGAGCCATCCCGGCATGGTTTATACGGGTAAGTAATTCCACCAAAGAGCttgtaaaaaataacgaTACCACTTATTGGATTCCTTATCAtattaaagagaaaaaattccacaATTGGATTGCCGATGCAAAGGATTGGTGTATCAGTAGGAACCGATACTGGGGTACACCCATCCCTATATGGGCAgacgaaaaaatggagactgTAGTGTGTGTAGAAAGCATCTCTCATTTGGAGCAACTATCCGGTGTGAAGAATATAAGTGATTTACACAGGCACTTCATTGATCACATCGAAATAGATAATCCTAAGGGGAAGGAGTATCCCAAACTGAAACGTATTTCAGAAGTGTTTGACTGTTGGTTTGAGAGTGGCTCTATGCCATATGCCAAGGTGCATTACCCATTTAGTACCGCAAAGGAAGATTTTCAAAACATATTTCCAGCCGATTTTATCGCAGAGGGGTTAGATCAGACAAGAGGATGGTTCTACACTCTCCTTGTTATTAGTACCTTACTATTTGATAAGGCTCCTTTTAAAAACTTAATTTGTAATGGTCTTGTATTGGCTtcagatggaaaaaaaatgagcaaaagaTTGAAAAATTATCCAGATCCCATGTATATTTTAGATAAGTATGGAGCTGATAGTTTGCGACTTTATCTTATCAACTCCGTTGCTGTACGAGCTGAAAATTTAAAGTTTCAAGAAAAGGGTGTTAATGAAGTGGTTAAAAGTTTTATCCTTCCGTTTTATCATAGCTTTAGATTTTTTTCACAGGAAGTTACTCGATATGAATGTTTgaataagaaggaattcCTCTTTGATGAAATATGGGTTTACAAGAACAGTAATATAATGGATAGGTggatattttcttctgtccAAAAATTAACGAAACATGTGCACGCTGAGATGAAGGCATACAAACTTTACAATGTTCTTCCGAAACTTTTGCAGTTTATTGAGAATTTAACAAACTGGTACATACGACTTAATAGGGATCGAATGAGGGGTAGCCTTGGGGAGGAAAACTGCCTGCAGTCTCTTTGTACGACTTATAAAACGCTTCACCTATTCACTGTTCTGATGGCCCCATTCACTCCCTTCATTACGGAGTACATATATCAACAGTTGAGGAGGGTGAAGAGTACCGCAGAGGATACAGGAGCGACGAGCAATGGAAAGGTGGACCGCGGGGTGACTGATGAAAGCGTACACTTCCTGATGGTTCCGCAAGTGGATGAGAATTACAACATTGACGACGAAATCATTGAGCTcatcgaaaaaatgaaagcggTAATTCTTCTGGGTAGAGTACTCCGAGAGAGGAGAAAGGTAGCGAGCAAAAAGCCAGTAAAGAAGATTACCATTTTACATCCAACGGAAAGTTACTTTGTAAACTTCGATCAAATAAAGCACTACATAAAGGAAGAGTTGAATGTTCTCCAGGTGGAGTGTTCAAACGATACGAGTTGCATTGACTTCACTGCCTTGCCAAACTACAAAACTCTGGGTAGTAAATTAGGAGGTAACTTGAAGAAGGTGCAGAAtagtataaaaaatatggattCTAAATCCATTAAGCAATACCAAATGGAAGGGAAGATAACTTTGGACGAAGTGACTCTAGAGGGAGACGATATCCTTATACAGATGAAGCCGATTTTTCAAGACAAAAACACAGACATTATAAGCAACGAAACCGTAACGATTCTGATAGATTTCAGCACAGATGAACAACTGGAGAATAAGGCTATTGCAAGAGAACTGTGCAACCATGTAcagaaaatgagaaagagTCTATCCTTAAATCAAAACTCTCCTGTTAaaatgcatgtatatattgcAGACGACACACTTCGCAATAACATGGTGAGTGAGATGGAATACATTCAGAAGTGCCTTCGACGCGAACTGAACGTGGTACCTTCCCAGGAGGATTACGAGGGAATCGCAGGAAAAATGCACGACGAGGAAATCGTGCTGGCCGGCTACCCCGTACGCGTCGTCTTCGCCCACGTTTAG
- a CDS encoding eukaryotic translation initiation factor 6, putative: MAIRVQFENSNEVGVFARLTNSYALIAMGGSENFSSVFESELSQHIPLVYTTIGGTKVIGRVCVGNRKGLLVSSICTDQELLHLRNALPENVKIKRIEERLSALGNCITANDYVGLVHTDIDRETEEIIQDVLDIEVFRTSIAGNLLVGTYSYFTNNGGLVHAMTSSQEIEELSELLQIPLITGTVNRGSDLIGAGLVANDWSAFCGMDTTAIELNIIEKVFKLNSIEDANIEDNFKYKSSIIQTMI, translated from the coding sequence aTGGCCATCAGAGTTCAGTTCGAAAACTCCAACGAGGTTGGCGTCTTCGCCAGGCTGACGAACTCCTACGCACTGATTGCCATGGGCGGATCGGAAAACTTTTCCAGTGTGTTCGAATCGGAGTTGTCTCAACACATTCCCCTTGTATACACCACCATCGGGGGTACCAAAGTCATTGGCAGAGTTTGCGTCGGAAACAGGAAGGGTTTACTTGTGTCCAGCATATGTACAGACCAGGAGCTACTCCACTTAAGAAACGCACTTCcagaaaatgttaaaataaaGAGAATCGAGGAGCGCCTTTCAGCCTTAGGTAATTGTATAACGGCAAATGATTATGTAGGTTTAGTTCATACAGACATAGACAGAGAAACGGAAGAAATAATTCAAGATGTACTAGATATAGAAGTTTTTCGTACTTCTATCGCGGGTAATTTACTTGTAGGTACCTATTCATATTTTACAAACAATGGAGGATTGGTACATGCCATGACATCATCTCAAGAAATCGAGGAGCTGTCAGAATTGTTACAAATTCCCTTAATTACCGGAACGGTTAACAGAGGAAGTGATCTCATCGGGGCTGGACTGGTCGCCAACGATTGGTCGGCCTTCTGTGGCATGGATACCACTGCCATCGAGTTGAATATAATTGAGAAGGTTTTTAAGTTGAATAGCATAGAAGACGCCAACATCGAAGACAACTTCAAATACAAGTCTTCCATAATTCAGACTATGATTTAG